aggagaaagatggaggccagaagactcagccagtctagtccttccacattgttttgcctgcttttattctagccatgctggcagctgattagatggtacccacacagattgagggtgggtcaacctctcccagtccactgacttaaACGTTAATCTCCCTTGGCAACACCctgacagacacacccagaaacaatactttgatccttcaatccaatcaagttgacactcaatactAACCATCACAGCATCTGTGTATATAATGATatctgtgtctgtatgtgtgtctgaCATTGGATAAGAAAAGATCCAGCAGATagcaaatattgtatgttctcacttataaatgggaactaAGCTACCAAGATGCAAAGCAAAAGAATGATATGGACtatggggacttgggggaagcgaggagtggggtgagggataaaagactacacagtGAGTACACTTGATACTgctctggtgatgggtgcaccaaaatctcagtaaCTGCCATTGAAGAAcctatccatgtaaccaaaaaccacctgttttgcaaaagctattgaaataatttttttttaaaagttccagCAGGATATATGCTGGATTGTTTATAGAAGTCACCTCTGAGAAATGCTATTGGAGATGATAGTGactttcatttcttaaaatgtatgtAGGTCTATATTTGGTACTTTTATAATGACTGATTActtataaattaaatatgttatttaaaaagggaaaatgatgTACATCCCTGCTACAGTGTTTGCCTCATGGTGGAGAGTGAGGAAGGGACTGCTACTAAACATAAGAGGGACTTGTcgggaattttttttctcttatttagaaataaaaataaaaagggaagcaATTATGACAAAACATGAGCAGTTGTCAATTCTCTATAATTTTCCcatatgtttttctgttttttaaaattcctcaaAAGGTAGATAGCAGTATCCAACAGTTCTATCTATAAAACTGttcttgatttaaaataaatggtaCTGTCATTTTGAAGGACTTATTTAGGCAAATGTCATATGATGCCAATTTTACTTAttctattctttatatatattgctTTTGAGATTTAATTATGTATTTAGCTAAGATGTATGTCCAACACTACCAGAATTTCTTTAAATTGATTCATTCTAGAATATCAACTGTCCAGTTTAAGATGTTTTgacctactgattttttttttttttttttttttgagacggagtctggctctgtcgcccaggctggagtgcagtggcgcaatctcagctcactgcaagctccgcctcccaggttcacgccattctcctgcctcagcctcccgagtagctgggactacaggcgcccgccaccacgcccggctaattttttgtatttttagtagagacggggtttcaccatgttagccaggatggtctcgatctcctgacctcgtgatccgcccgcctcggcctcccaaagtgctgggattacaggcgtgagccaccgcgcccggccgacctactgatttttttactttatgacaGTGTTAAAGccatatgcattcagtagaaagtATACTTCAaatacccatacaaccattctgtttttcagtgTCAGTAcagcattcaataaattacatgagatgtTCAACATTTTGTTATAAAACAGCATTTGTATTAGATGATTTTGTCAAACTGTAAGCTAATACAAGTGTTCctagcatgtttaaggtaggctaggctaggCTGTGATGTTGGGTagattaggtgtattaaatgcattttcaacttatgatgggtttattggaacataaccccattgtaagttgaggagcatctataCAATTAATGCAACTTGCCTGTGAACTAAGCATATttgttctttataattttttaaatcaatattgtcaggcctctgagcccaagctaagccatcacatcccctgtgacctgcacttatacatccagatggcctgaagtaactgaagaatcacaaaagaagtgatacttaaatggcctgttcctgccttaactgatgacattccaccacaaaagaagtgaaaatggccagtccttgtcttaactgatgacattaccttgtgaaattccttctcctggctcatcctggctcaaaaagctcccccactgagcaccttgtgaccccccactcctgcctgccagagaacaacccccctttgactgtaattttcctttacctaccaaaatcttataaaatggccccaccccatctccctttgctgactctcttttcagactcagcccacctgcccccagatgaaataaacagccttgttgctcacacaaagcctgtttggtggtctcttcacacggatgcgagtaaaatttggtgccatgactcggattgggggacctcccttaagagatcaatcccctgtcctgctctttgctccatgagaaagatccacctacgacctcaggtcctcagactgaccagcccaaggaacatttcaccaattttaaatcgggtaagcagcctctctttactctcttctccaacctctctcactatcccgcaacctctttctcctttcaatcttggcaccacacttaaatctctcccttctcttaatttcagttcctttccttttctggtagagacaaaggtgACGCGTTTTATCTgtgaacccaaaactccggcgccggtcacagAATCAGGAagagtcttcccttggtgtttaaccACGTGGGGATGCCTAcatgattattcacccacgtttcagaggtgtctgaccacGGAGGGAtgccttcacccttagcagcaagtaccACTTTttggggggcaagaaccccccgaccccttccctccatgtctctaccccttctccactttcctgggggcAAGCATCCCCCatcccttctctccgtgtctctatcCTCTATTTTCTCTggacttgcctccttcactataggcaaacttccaccctccattcctccttctcccttagcctgtgttctcaaagaCTTAATACCTCTTCAACTCACAtgtgacctaaaacctaaatgccttattttcttctgcaatgccacttgaccccaatacaaactcgacagtggttccaaatagccagaaaatggcactttcgatttttccatcctacaagatctaaataatccttgtcgtaaaatgggcaaacagTCTGAgatgcctgacgtccaggcattcttttacacatcggtccctccctagtctctgttcccaatgcaacttgtcccaaatcttccttttttccctcccgcctgtcccctcagtcccaaccccaagcatcgctgagtctttcttctttccaatcttccttttctatagacccatctgacctctcccctcctccccaggctgctccttgccaggccgagctaggtcccaattcttcctcagcctccgctccccTACCCTATAATCCtcttatcacctcccctcctcacacccggtcgGGCTTACGGTTTCATTCTGTGattagccctcccccacctgcccagcaatttcctcttaaaaaggtggctggagctaaaggcatagtcaaggttaatgctcctttttctttatcccaaatcagatagcattAGGCTCTTTTTCACCAAataaaaaacccagcccagttcatggctgcttggcagcaaccctgagacactttacagccctagaccctaaaaggtcaaaaggctgtcttattctcaatatacattttattacccaatttgctcccgacattaaataaaactccaaaaattaaattccagccctcaaaccccgcAACAGGACTTAactaacctcgccttcaaggtctACAATAATAAAGtggaggcagccaagtagcaatgtgtttctgagttgcaattccttgcctccactgtgagacaaatcCCAGCcatatctccagcacacaagaacttccaaacgcctggaCCACAGCTGCCAGTGGTTCCTCCAGAATCTCCTCCCCCAGGAACTTGCTACAAGTcctggaaatctggccactgggccaaggaatgcccatgGCCcgcagagcccctggaactctggcccaaggctctctgacacCTTCCCAGACCTtcttggcttagcagctgaagactgacactgcccgattgcCTCGGAAGCCTAtaggaccatcacagatgctctgGGTAACCCTCACATTGGAGGgtaagtctgtccccttcttaatcaatacagaggctacccactgcacattaccttcttttcaagggcctatTTCCCTtacctccataactgttgtgggtattgacagccaggcttctaaacctcttaaaactccccaactctggtgccaacttttaagcactcctttttagttatccccacctgcccagttcccttgtTAGGccaagacactttaactaaattatctgcttccctgactattcctggactacagccacacctcattgctgccttttcccccagttcaaagcctccttcacatcctccccttatatctccccaccttaacccacaagtataggacacctctactccctccttagcgaccgatcatgcaccccttaccatcccattaaaacctaatcacccttaccccgctcaactCCAGTATCCCATCCCatagcatgctttaaaaggattaaagcctgttatcactcacctgctacagcatggccttttaaagcctataaactccccTTAcgattcccccattttacctgtcctgaaaccagacaaggcttacaggttagttcaggatctgcgccttatcaaccaaattgttttgcctatccaccccgtggtgccaaacccatatactctcctatcctcaatacctccctccacaacccattattctgttctggatctcaaacatgctttctttactattcctttgcacccttcatcccagcctctcttcgctttcacttggactgaccctgacacccatcaggctcagcaaattacctgggctatACTGCCGCAAGGCCTCACAGACAGCCCctattacttcagtcaagcccaaatttcttcctcatctgttacctatctcggcttctcataaaaacacatgtgccCTCCCTGCCGATCGTGTCCACCTGATCTCTCAAAACCCAGCACTTTCTACAAAAcaacatttcctttccttcctaggcatggttggatactttcaactttagatacctggttttgccattctaaaaccattttataaactcacaaaaggaaacctagctgaccccatagatcctaaatcctttccccactcctcttcccattccttgaagacagctttagagactgcccccactctagctctccctgactcatcccaacccttttcattacacacagctgaagtgcagggctgtgcagtcggaattcttacacaaggaccaggatggcatcctgtagcctttttgtccaaacaacttgaccttactgttttaagCTGGCCATTATGTCTCCATGCAGTGGCTGCTGCCGCCGTAATACTTTTAaaggcccttaaaatcacaaactatgctcaactcactctctacagctctcataatttccaaaatctattttcttcctcacacctgacgcatatactttctgctccctggctccttcagctgtactcactctttgttgagtctcccacaattaccattgttcctggcccggacttcaatccagcctcccatgttattccagataccacacctgaccctcatgactgcatctctctgatccacctgacgttcaccccatttccccacatttccttcttccctgtttctcaccctgatcacacttggtttattgatggcagttccaccaggcctaattgccacacaccagcaaaggcaggctatgctgtagcacaagccactagcccgcctcttaaaacctctcatttcctttccatcatagaaatctgtcctcaaggaaataacttctcagtgttccatctgctattctactactcctcaaggattattcaggccccctcccttccctacacatcaagcttaaggatttgcccccacccaggactggcaaattagctttactcaacatgcctgagtcacaaaaactaaaatacctcttagtctaagtagacactttcactagataggtagaggcctttcctacagggtctgagaaggccaccacagtcatttcttcccttctgtcagacataattcctcagtttaggcttcccacctctatacagtctgataacagaccagcctttattagtcaaatcagccaagcagtttttcaggctcttaatgttcagtgaaacctttatatcccttacagtcctcagtcttcaggaaaagtagaacatactaaaaacacacctcaccaagctcagccaccaacttaaaaaggaatagacaatacttttaccactttcccttctcagaattcaggtctgtcctcagaatgctacaaagtacagcccatttaagctcctgtatagatgctcctttttattaggccccagtatcattccagacaccagaccaacttggactgtgccccaaaaaacttgtcatccctactgtcttctgtctagtcatactcctattcactgttctcagctactcatacatgccctgctcttgtttacactgccagtttacactgtttctccaagccatcacagctgatatctcctggtgctatccccaaacagccactcttaactcttaaagtaaataaataatctttgctggcaaggctatgctgaacctccttaggcactctctaattagatgtcctaggtcctcccaattcttagtcctttaatacctgtttttctccttctcttattccatttagtttttcaattcatacaaaactgtgtccaggccatcaccaataattctaaatgacaaatgtttcttctaacaaccccacaatatcaccccttaccacaaaatcttccttcagtttaatctctcccactccaggttcccacgccgcccctaatcccgctcaaagaagccctgagaaacatcgcccattatctctccataccacccccaaaaatttttgccgtcccaacactttaccactatttcattttatttttcttattaatataagaagacaggaatgtcaggtctctgagcccaagctaagccatcatatcccctgtgacctgcatgtacacatccagatggcaggttcctgccttaactgatgacattccaccacaaaagaagtgaaaatggcctgttcctgccttaactgatggcattgtcttgtgaaattccttctcctggctcaaaagctccccaactgagtaccttgtgacccccactcctgcccactggAGAaaaacccccctttttcctttacttacCCAAATCCTACAgaacggccccaccccatctcccttcgttGACtttcttttcggactcagcccgcctgcacccaggtgattaaaagcattattgctcacacaaagcctgtttggtggtctcttcacatggacacgcATGAAAGCTACATGACAGGATTGTTTAAAAACTAAAGTAAtttaaggaggaaaaaggaaatgagGTCAGGAATGTAAGAAGTGCCCTGCTTTATCTGCAGTTATATAATGCATATTGATTTTTAACGTGTACATTCATTTTTCTAGGCCTGGTTGCAGTATGCCTGAAATTTGGGATGTAGAAGATCCTGCCAATGCTGGGAAAACTCCCTTATGTAACCTCTTGGTGAAGGATTCCAAACCTCActtcaccactgtattccagaaCAGTGTTTACAAAGTCCTAGAAGTTGTAAAAGAATGACTGCTACATGACCTGCTGCCTACGGAGAACTACATCTGTAATGGTTTTAATGTTTTGCTAAGTCATGTGTTGTTCATATCCCAAAAACTTTTATAGGTAACtgttttcaaatagaaaatgttttatttggtcAATTTGAATGTCATTCTAATTATAAAAATGACTCATACCTTCcatgcacgtccgtgtgaagagaccaccaaacaggctctgtgtgagcaacatggctgtttatttcacctgggtgcaggtgggctgagtccaaaaagagagtcagcgaagggagataagggtggggccgttttataggatttgggaaggtaatggaaaattacaatcaaagggggttgttctctggtgggcaggggtggatctcacaaagtacattctgaagtgtggggagaattacaaagaaccttcttaagggtgggggagattacaaagtacatcgatcagttagggtggggcaggaacaaatcacaatggcggaacgtcatcagttaaggctgtttttacttcttttgtggatcttcagttactttagGCCATCTGAatatatacgtgcaagtcacaggggatgcgatggcctggcctgggctcagagACCTGACATTCccgccttcttatattaataagacaaataaaacaaaatagtgttgaagtgttggggtggtgaaaatttttggggggtggtatggagagagagtgggcgatgtttctcagggctgcttcaagcgggattaggggtggcATGGGagcctagagtgggagagattaagctgaagggaggtcttgtggtaaggggtgatattgtggggatgttagaagaaacatttgtcatatagaatgattggtgatggcctggatacggttttggatgaattgagcgagcttgatgtgtagggaagggagggggcctgaataatccctgagaagtagtagaatagcagatggaacactgagaagttatttccttgaggatagatttccacgatggaaaggaaatgagaggttctaagaggcgggctagtggcttgtgctatagcatagcctgcctttgctggtgtgtggcgattacgcctggtggaactgccatcaataaatcaagcgtgatcagggtgaggaacaggaaagaaggaaacatggggaaatggggtgaatgtcaggtggatcagagagatacagtcatgggggtcaggtgtggtatcaggaataatgtgggaggccagattgaagtccgggccaggaacagtggtaattgtgggacttaacaaagagtgagtacagctgaaggagccggggagcagaaagtatatgcatcaggtataaggaagaaaatagattttggaagttatgagaaatgtagagagtgagttgagcatagtttgtgatttttagggcctctagaAGTATTAAAGCATcggcagccgctgcacgcagacataagggctaggctaaaacagtaaggtcaagttgtttggacagaaacgctgcagggtgtggtcctggctcttgtgtaagaattctgaccatgctaaccatgcctaggaaggaaaggagttgttgttttgtaagggattgaggtttgggagattaatcggacacgatcagcagggagagcatgtgtgtttttatgagaattatgctgagataggtaacagatgaggatgaaatttgggcttgactgaagtaatgggggctgtctgtgaagtcttgcggcagtacagcccaggtaatttgctgagcctaatgggtgtcagggtcagtctaagtgaaggcaaagagaggctgggatgaagggtgcaaagaaatagtaaagaaagcatgtttgagatccagaacagaataatgggtagtagagggaggtattgaggataggagagtatatgggtttggcacctgggggtggataggcaaaacaatttggttgataaggcgcagattctgaactaacttgtaagccttgtctggttttaggacaggtaaaatggggaaatggtaaggagagtttataggttttagaagcccatgctgtagcaggcgagtgataacaggctttaatccttttaaagcattctgtgggatgggatattggcattgagcggggtaagggtgattaggttttaatgggatggtaacgGGCATGTGATCGGttgccagggaaggagtagagatttcccatatttgtgggttaaggtggggggatatgagaggaagatgcgaaggaggctttgggctggggagaagggtggcaatgagatgcagctgtagtccaggaatagtcagggaaggataatttggttaaaatatctcggcctaataagggaactgggcaggtggggataactaaaaagtagtgcataaaagagtgttgtccaagttggcaccagagtggggGAGTTTTCAGGGGTTTTGAAGcttggccgtcaatacccacaacagttatggaggcaagggaaacaggcccttgaaaagaaggtaatgtggagtgggtagcctacGTGTtaattaagaaggggacggacttatcttccactgtgagagttacccaaagctcggcgtccgtgatggtctacggggcttccgaggcgatcgggcagtgtcagtcttcagccgctaagccgagaaggagtcagtcagagagccttgggccagagttccaggggctccgggagtggctgccaggtgagttgaacagtccgattttcagtggggtcccgcacagatgggacatggcttatgaggaatcctgggctgcaggcattccttggcctggtggtcagatttctggcacttgtagcaagctcctgggggaggaggttctggaggaacacctggccgctgtggttcaggcgtttggaagttcttgtgtgctggagatgtggctggggtttgtctcacagtggaggcaaggaattgcaacttttttctattattgtacaccttgaaggcgaggttaattaaatcctgttgtggggtttgagggccggaatttaatttttggagttttatttaatgtcgggagcagatttgggtaataaaatgtatattgagaataaggtggccttttgaccttttagtttctagggctgtaaagcgtctcagggttgctgccgaacgagccatgaactgggctgggtttttatatttgatgaaaaagaccTAAACGCTTCTGACTTgggaagaaaaaggagcattaaccttgactatgcctttggctccagccacctttttaagagtaaattgctgggcaggtgggggagggctagtcacagaacgaaactgtaagccggaccaggtgtgaggaggggaggtgataaaaagattacagggtggaggagtggaggctgaggaagaattgggacctagcttggactggcgaggaggggagaggtcagatgggtctgtagaaaaggaagattagaaagacttggcgatgcttggggttgggactgaggggacaggcgggagggaaagaaggaagatttgggacgagttgcactgggcacagagactaggaagggactgatgtgtaaaagaatgcctggatgtcaggcacctcagaccatttgcccctTTTACAACAAggattatttagatcttgtaggatggaaaaattcaaagtgccattttccagctatttggaactactgtcgagtttgtattggggccaagtggtgttgcagaagaaaataaggtttCTGGTGAAACCTTATTTCACCAGAATAGGTTTTAGGTGAGGTGtaagttgaagaggttttaagttcttgagcacacaggctaagggagaaggaggaatggagggtggaaggttgcccatattGAAGGAAGcaaacccagagaaaagagagcgtAGAGACACGAagggaaggggtttgggggttcttgccccctagaaaagcaggacttgccactaagggtgaaggagaaggggttgaggggtacttgccccagccccaggaaagcagagaaggggtagagacaaggagagaaggggttggggtacttggccattccccagaaaagcagagaaggggtagagacaaggagagaaggggttggggtaattgccccttccccagaaaagcaggacttgctgctaagggtgaaggaccaaggcaggcatccctgcatggtctgacacccttgaaacgtgggtgtataatcagagaggcgtccctgcaatgattaaacaccaagggaagactgccttcccagtccgtgaccagcgccggagttttgggtccacggataaaacgtgtctcttttgtctctaccagaaaatgaaaggaattgaaattaagagaagggagagattgaagtgtagcgccaagattgaaaggagaaagaggttgacgGATAGTGAGggaagttggagaagagagtaaaaagaggccgcttactgaatttgaaattggtgagatgtttcttgggctggtctgtctgaggacctgaggtcgtaggtggatctttctcatggagcaaagagcagaaggggtgggggggattgatctcccaagggaggtcccccgatccaagtcacggcaccaaatttcatgcgcgtccatgtgaagagaccaccaaacaggctttgtgtgagcaacatggctgtttatttcacctgggtgcaggtgggctgagtccgaaaagagagtcagcgtagggagataagggtgggaccattttataggatttgggaaggtaatggaaaattacagtcaaagggggttgttctctggtgggcaggggtggatctcacaaagtacattctcaagggtggggagaattacaaagaaccttcttaagggtgggggagattacaaagtacattgatcagttagggtgcggcaggaacaaatcacaatggtggaatgtcatcagttaaggctgtttttacttcttttgtggatcttcagttactttaggccatctggatgtatatgtgcaagtcacagggaatgcgatggcctggcctgggctcagaggcctgacaataccTT
This genomic interval from Gorilla gorilla gorilla isolate KB3781 chromosome 6, NHGRI_mGorGor1-v2.1_pri, whole genome shotgun sequence contains the following:
- the LOC115935302 gene encoding protein C-mannosyl-transferase DPY19L1-like isoform X2 — protein: MERARTKIVYSMYSRKAAEEVKRELIKLKVNYYILEESWCVRRSKPGCSMPEIWDVEDPANAGKTPLCNLLVKDSKPHFTTVFQNSVYKVLEVVKE